From Phragmites australis chromosome 5, lpPhrAust1.1, whole genome shotgun sequence, a single genomic window includes:
- the LOC133919562 gene encoding myb-related protein Zm1-like yields MGRGRAPCCAKVGLNRGSWTPQEDMRLIAYIQKHGHANWRVLPKQAGLLRCGKSCRLRWINYLRPDLRRGNFTAEEEETIIKLHGLLGNKWSKIAACLPGRTDNEIKNVWNTHLKKKVAQREQQEGGAKNDGAPLTSSAASSSTTTNNSSGGSVAGEQCGTSNEPDMIDISPFESGDIDISDMLVDAPAGAFPAAAPMPPSPCSSSSLTTCIGDMGELLELPEIDIDPEVWGLIDGDSPDVPDVSAARYGDATVPCTHNAVSTSEAEEANDWWLENLEKELGLWGLTEDNKAQYDLLDQMGSAGPLGAADGDPVSTYFQIGPINAVLL; encoded by the exons ATGGGGAGGGGCCGAGCACCGTGCTGCGCCAAGGTGGGGCTGAACAGGGGCTCGTGGACGCCGCAGGAGGACATGCGCCTCATCGCCTACATACAGAAGCACGGCCACGCCAACTGGCGCGTACTGCCCAAGCAAGCAG gTTTGCTGCGGTGCGGGAAGAGCTGTAGGCTGCGGTGGATCAACTACCTGCGGCCGGACCTAAGGCGCGGCAACTTCAccgctgaggaggaggagaccatCATAAAGCTGCACGGCTTGCTCGGGAACAA GTGGTCCAAGATCGCAGCGTGCCTGCCGGGGAGGACGgacaacgagatcaagaacgTGTGGAACACGCACCTGAAGAAGAAGGTGGCGCAGAGGGAGCAGCAGGAGGGAGGCGCCAAGAACGACGGTGCGCCCCTCACTTCGTCCGCGGCGTCCTCCTCAACGACGACCAACAACAGCTCCGGGGGCAGCGTCGCCGGCGAGCAGTGCGGTACGAGCAACGAGCCCGATATGATCGACATATCTCCCTTCGAATCAGGAGACATCGACATCTCGGACATGCTCGTGGACGCGCCCGCGGGGGCGTTCCCCGCCGCGGCGCCAATGCCGCCGTCGCCGTGCTCCTCGTCCTCCCTAACGACGTGCATCGGCGACATGGGGGAGCtgctcgagctgccggagatcGACATCGATCCGGAGGTCTGGGGCCTCATCGACGGCGACAGCCCGGACGTGCCGGACGTCTCAGCCGCGCGCTATGGCGATGCAACAGTGCCATGTACGCACAACGCCGTCAGCACTAGCGAAGCAGAGGAGGCGAACGATTGGTGGTTGGAGAATTTGGAGAAGGAGCTGGGCCTGTGGGGCCTTACAGAGGATAACAAGGCCCAGTATGACCTACTGGATCAGATGGGCTCTGCGGGCCCACTCGGCGCCGCGGATGGGGACCCAGTCTCTACCTACTTCCAAATCGGGCCCATCAATGCCGTTCTGCTATGA